The Fusobacterium sp. JB019 genome has a segment encoding these proteins:
- a CDS encoding stomatin-like protein, whose protein sequence is MLILFLLILVLIILTIMNIRIVPQSRAFVIERLGAYLTTWGVGLKVKIPFIDRISRKVSLKEQVIDFPPQPVITRDNVTMQIDTVIYFQITDPKLYTYGVEHPLNAIENLTATTLRNIIGDLELDATLTSRDVINTKMRAILDEATDPWGIKVNRVELKNIIPPAEIQDAMEKQMKAERERRESVLIAEGKKKSAILVAEGEKESAILRAEASKEAAIKVAQGEAEALIEVTTAQAKALKLLTEANPSEKVLSLKAMETFTQVADGKATKIIIPSELQGVANLATAFSAVSDKGKVEVKPTAKAKK, encoded by the coding sequence ATGCTTATACTATTTTTATTAATACTAGTTTTAATTATATTAACTATAATGAATATCAGAATCGTTCCTCAATCTCGTGCCTTTGTTATTGAGAGATTAGGAGCTTATTTAACAACTTGGGGAGTTGGATTAAAGGTGAAAATTCCATTCATCGATCGTATCTCAAGAAAAGTTTCTTTAAAGGAACAAGTAATTGATTTCCCACCTCAACCAGTTATAACTAGAGATAATGTAACTATGCAAATAGATACTGTTATTTATTTTCAAATAACTGACCCAAAACTATATACTTATGGTGTGGAACATCCTTTAAATGCAATTGAAAATTTAACTGCCACTACACTTAGAAATATAATTGGAGATTTAGAATTAGATGCTACTTTAACTTCTAGAGATGTAATTAATACAAAAATGAGAGCTATCTTAGATGAAGCTACTGATCCTTGGGGAATTAAAGTTAACAGAGTGGAACTTAAAAACATAATTCCTCCTGCTGAAATTCAAGATGCTATGGAAAAACAAATGAAAGCAGAAAGAGAAAGAAGAGAATCTGTTTTAATTGCTGAAGGTAAGAAAAAATCTGCAATTTTAGTTGCTGAAGGAGAAAAAGAATCAGCTATCTTAAGAGCAGAAGCTTCTAAAGAAGCTGCTATAAAAGTAGCTCAAGGGGAAGCTGAAGCTTTAATTGAAGTAACTACTGCACAAGCTAAAGCTCTTAAACTTTTAACTGAAGCTAATCCAAGTGAAAAAGTTTTATCTTTAAAAGCAATGGAAACTTTCACTCAAGTAGCAGATGGAAAAGCAACAAAAATAATTATTCCTTCTGAACTTCAAGGTGTAGCAAATCTTGCAACTGCATTTTCTGCAGTTAGTGACAAAGGAAAAGTTGAGGTAAAACCTACTGCTAAAGCTAAAAAATAA
- a CDS encoding NfeD family protein: MVIWFVLFIVFAVIEIAFPALVSIWFAIAAMILTIIAGKINNLLYEFYIFIGISLALLILTKPFVKKLLRKKTPIENRIYGQKVKIIKVLNHDLYEVKLDGKHWKAVCDEKLNVNDFGIVKEITGNKLILEKCES, from the coding sequence ATGGTTATTTGGTTTGTATTATTTATTGTGTTTGCCGTAATAGAAATTGCTTTTCCTGCATTAGTTAGTATTTGGTTTGCTATTGCAGCAATGATTTTAACAATTATAGCTGGAAAAATTAATAATTTACTTTATGAATTTTATATTTTTATAGGAATCAGTTTAGCATTACTTATTTTAACAAAACCTTTTGTTAAAAAACTACTTCGTAAAAAAACTCCAATTGAAAATAGAATTTATGGACAAAAAGTAAAAATTATAAAAGTATTAAATCATGACTTATATGAAGTTAAACTAGACGGAAAACATTGGAAAGCTGTTTGCGATGAAAAATTAAATGTAAACGACTTCGGCATTGTTAAGGAAATAACAGGAAACAAATTAATTTTAGAAAAATGTGAATCTTAA
- a CDS encoding outer membrane beta-barrel protein: MKKIIFGLLAISTFSLGATNDNNIYFRGEFSPFAKYKIEEKQGVKEQVDEAAYGFAIEGTREISNGFEAGVGIGYQWNGAFKYDSSFKDSNIPDMHSIPIYATVKTTIPSLRIGQWTPYLKGDLGFSYNDIKDNDNYSFENGFYYAFGIGLEIEELSIELSYKTNTGELNDKARNAEYNIENHRFMFAAAIKF, encoded by the coding sequence ATGAAAAAAATAATATTTGGACTTTTAGCTATTTCAACTTTTTCTTTAGGGGCTACTAATGACAATAATATTTATTTTAGAGGTGAATTTTCTCCATTTGCAAAATACAAAATTGAAGAAAAACAAGGAGTAAAAGAACAGGTGGACGAAGCAGCTTATGGATTTGCAATTGAAGGAACTAGAGAAATTTCAAATGGATTTGAAGCAGGTGTTGGTATAGGATATCAGTGGAATGGAGCTTTTAAATATGATTCATCTTTTAAAGATTCTAATATCCCAGATATGCATTCTATCCCTATATATGCAACTGTTAAAACTACCATACCTTCTTTAAGAATCGGACAATGGACTCCATATTTAAAGGGTGATTTAGGTTTTTCTTATAATGACATAAAAGATAATGATAACTATAGTTTTGAAAATGGTTTTTATTATGCTTTTGGAATAGGATTAGAAATTGAAGAATTATCTATTGAACTTTCTTATAAAACAAATACAGGAGAACTTAATGATAAGGCTAGAAATGCTGAATATAATATCGAAAATCACAGATTTATGTTCGCAGCTGCAATAAAATTTTAA
- a CDS encoding TldD/PmbA family protein yields MLDKKLLNKILEEALSTGGDFAEIFIEKKNVNSLFLTEGKLERSNSGKDFGVGIRIFKETYSVYGYTNDIEEENLMNSVRKISKAIEGIKKDIVINLEKKEYENINKIEVYPEDVHKSEKVKIMKKAYNAAKNYDPIIKEVRISYLDVKQNVTIINSDGLWVDDERVRSRISIESIAEENGEMQTGRTSPGASMGFEFLRDLDIESYAKEASRIAKTMLYADYCPSGKMPVIIDHKFGGVIFHEACGHGLEATSVAKGNSIFAGKVGEQIASPLVTFVDDGTLKNEWGSLTVDDEGTKTKRNVLIEKGILKGYMIDKLNGRRMGMESTGSGRRESYKYSPTSRMTNTFILNGDSNLEEMIKNTKKGLYAKYMGGGSVNPATGDFNFAVMEGYLIEEGKITKPVRGATLIGNGGEVLKKIDMVGDNLGYGQGMCGSVSGSIPTNVGQPAIRIKEILVGGR; encoded by the coding sequence ATGCTAGATAAAAAATTATTAAATAAAATTTTAGAAGAAGCTCTATCCACAGGGGGAGATTTCGCAGAAATTTTTATAGAAAAAAAGAATGTAAACAGCCTTTTTTTGACTGAAGGGAAATTAGAAAGATCAAATTCAGGAAAAGATTTTGGTGTGGGAATAAGAATATTTAAAGAAACTTATTCTGTCTATGGTTATACAAATGATATTGAAGAAGAAAATTTAATGAATTCAGTAAGAAAAATATCTAAAGCTATAGAAGGAATAAAAAAAGATATAGTTATAAATTTAGAAAAGAAAGAATATGAAAATATAAATAAAATAGAAGTTTATCCAGAAGATGTACATAAAAGTGAAAAAGTTAAGATTATGAAAAAAGCATATAATGCGGCTAAAAATTATGATCCTATAATAAAAGAAGTAAGAATATCTTATTTAGATGTAAAACAAAATGTTACTATAATAAATAGTGATGGATTATGGGTTGATGATGAAAGAGTTAGAAGTAGAATAAGTATTGAAAGTATTGCTGAAGAAAATGGAGAAATGCAAACAGGAAGAACAAGTCCTGGAGCTTCAATGGGATTTGAATTCCTAAGGGATTTAGACATTGAAAGCTATGCAAAGGAAGCTTCAAGAATTGCAAAAACAATGCTTTATGCAGATTATTGTCCAAGTGGTAAGATGCCTGTTATAATTGATCATAAATTTGGAGGAGTTATTTTCCATGAGGCTTGTGGACACGGGCTAGAAGCTACAAGTGTGGCAAAGGGGAATTCTATATTTGCAGGAAAAGTTGGAGAGCAAATTGCAAGTCCTTTAGTAACATTTGTTGATGATGGAACTTTGAAAAATGAATGGGGAAGTTTGACTGTTGATGATGAAGGAACAAAAACAAAAAGAAATGTTTTAATAGAAAAAGGAATATTAAAAGGTTATATGATAGATAAGCTAAATGGTAGAAGAATGGGAATGGAATCTACAGGAAGCGGAAGAAGAGAATCATATAAATATTCTCCTACATCTAGAATGACTAATACATTTATTTTAAATGGAGATTCTAATTTAGAAGAAATGATAAAAAATACTAAAAAAGGATTATATGCAAAATATATGGGTGGTGGATCAGTAAATCCAGCCACAGGAGATTTTAATTTTGCAGTTATGGAAGGTTATTTAATAGAAGAGGGGAAAATAACAAAACCTGTAAGAGGGGCTACATTAATAGGAAATGGTGGAGAAGTTTTAAAGAAAATAGACATGGTAGGAGATAATTTAGGATATGGACAAGGGATGTGTGGTTCAGTATCTGGAAGCATTCCTACAAATGTTGGACAACCAGCAATCAGAATTAAAGAAATTTTAGTTGGTGGAAGATAA
- the cas13c gene encoding type VI-C CRISPR-associated RNA-guided ribonuclease Cas13c, with protein MTKKIKNKSSIVRIIISNFDYEKIKELKILYKKHAGVDTIGIQMEKINFDTADETNKIFFVEGTPKGRKDTLKRENIGLECETDKEHNIIVKKYYEGEMIKNYKISGIYEKTKSNEILVTVELEDLLNKNDSDKRTIKTKTTRKLLKEEVCKNYALIEKTDFSKIDSNKIYNINRFLDYRSNMLYYYIFINYFIMKSVKKEDLSLKEGNEKEIWKIFQVKDINIIKNIKEDIKKQLKENISQFIENYEERIEKLKEKDNHQHQELVEISKEKLIEHLDLDIDKILELLVDLRHKLMHYDYSYFNDLFTGKLNSQESQKLKYLLDLNIFKELSKIKEAQLKEKLNYITDKDEIEIFQGKKTEKAKTIYNLYNRICNAKRGFNNYVNSFFYNDGEEIIEVKELINNDFENRDLDKFKNRSNKDKELLNGEAYYSDIHLFKDYKKLYNRKKELVTEQSSLIDYKNKDQKKRLKDLNNLQTKKKQEMEKITNFNSLNRLEYKMKIAFGILNEEKILHTLKGNYLNRTELFKQEKINKVAEYLKISIDDSSNKSYIEDLTKALDNNKEESILKDKVENNLIKFYTLIYLLLPREIKGDFLGFIKHNYYQMKNNNFESEELKNENEEDNFFHNLRRFEAINKKIEIFSYDFSFLNGGDIEIQNLYTKLGIEGKFFKRNGVEKDFFKHNIFVTLIKYYENIFKLCNDVELSCLLAYCSENNKKLEIDELEKDIKPGKYLNFSNVIKYSLKKFNLIDKLQMEKSLSNIKSKLDLRNKIDHLNFKELFIDVLNNEGQLKEEEDKLIQVFKELSGVINFRALDKNIMNDFYMRKEQLHFNLRKYLAENGMKEKTSKDYLSKQSKEKELLAFYKLTKDNYPEIIKTINFVNAYIEKGELDLKIKKGFKDKYGMKEINLIKKKNRKTEKYPKNIENIEKDNNELEKAQLIRKLNEDVSLLIGLYKREKTIKIKKYITDKILKRDDVKALTFRIHNSLNVDLVKKLYFEIVNNKLNVYMDDRYLNYDSENSSIELFDNIIIEFKYENDNKKSEEFFEIKGYLKNNSSKVYYHNTFDYKNNKIILHQTEHNAKEIEYKKKIKIGGKDIDVRTKNLKHDWDFKFWEVKHS; from the coding sequence ATGACTAAAAAAATAAAAAATAAAAGCTCTATTGTTAGAATTATTATTTCAAATTTTGATTATGAAAAAATTAAAGAATTAAAGATTCTTTATAAAAAGCATGCAGGTGTAGATACTATTGGAATTCAGATGGAAAAAATAAATTTTGATACTGCTGATGAAACAAATAAAATATTCTTTGTAGAGGGAACTCCTAAAGGAAGAAAGGATACTTTAAAAAGAGAAAACATAGGATTAGAATGTGAAACTGATAAGGAACATAATATTATTGTTAAAAAATATTATGAAGGAGAAATGATAAAAAATTATAAGATTTCAGGAATATATGAAAAAACAAAATCAAACGAAATTTTAGTAACAGTAGAGTTAGAAGATTTATTAAATAAAAATGATTCAGATAAGAGAACAATTAAAACAAAAACTACTAGAAAATTATTAAAAGAAGAAGTTTGTAAAAATTATGCTCTAATAGAAAAAACTGATTTTTCTAAAATAGATTCTAATAAAATTTATAATATAAATAGATTTTTAGATTATCGTTCTAATATGTTATATTATTATATTTTTATAAATTATTTTATTATGAAATCAGTTAAAAAAGAAGATTTATCATTAAAAGAAGGAAATGAAAAAGAAATTTGGAAAATTTTTCAAGTTAAAGATATAAATATCATAAAAAATATTAAAGAGGATATAAAGAAACAATTAAAGGAAAATATATCTCAGTTTATTGAAAATTATGAAGAGAGAATAGAAAAATTAAAAGAAAAGGATAACCATCAACATCAAGAGTTAGTTGAAATAAGTAAAGAAAAATTAATAGAACATCTAGATTTAGACATTGATAAAATATTAGAATTATTAGTTGATTTAAGGCATAAATTGATGCATTATGATTATTCATATTTTAATGATCTTTTTACTGGAAAATTAAATTCACAAGAATCTCAAAAATTAAAATATTTACTTGATTTAAATATTTTTAAAGAATTATCAAAAATAAAAGAAGCTCAGTTAAAAGAAAAATTAAATTATATAACTGATAAAGATGAAATAGAAATTTTTCAAGGTAAAAAAACTGAAAAAGCTAAAACTATCTATAATCTTTATAATCGTATATGTAATGCTAAAAGAGGTTTTAATAATTATGTAAATAGTTTTTTTTATAATGATGGTGAAGAAATAATAGAAGTAAAAGAATTAATAAATAATGATTTTGAAAATAGAGATTTAGATAAATTTAAAAATAGAAGTAATAAGGATAAGGAACTTTTAAATGGAGAAGCTTATTATTCAGATATTCATTTATTTAAAGACTATAAAAAATTATATAATAGAAAAAAAGAGCTTGTAACAGAGCAATCATCATTAATTGATTATAAGAATAAAGATCAGAAGAAAAGATTGAAAGATCTTAATAATCTTCAAACTAAAAAGAAACAAGAAATGGAAAAAATAACAAATTTTAATTCTTTGAATAGGTTAGAATATAAAATGAAAATTGCATTTGGGATATTAAATGAAGAGAAGATTTTACATACTTTAAAAGGAAATTATTTAAATAGAACAGAATTATTTAAACAAGAAAAGATTAATAAAGTTGCTGAATATCTAAAAATTTCTATTGATGATAGCTCAAATAAAAGTTATATAGAAGATTTAACTAAAGCTTTAGATAACAATAAGGAAGAGAGTATTTTGAAGGATAAAGTAGAGAATAATTTAATTAAATTTTATACTTTAATTTATTTATTACTTCCAAGAGAAATAAAAGGAGATTTTTTAGGATTTATAAAGCATAATTATTATCAAATGAAAAACAATAATTTTGAATCAGAAGAATTAAAAAATGAAAATGAAGAAGATAATTTTTTTCATAATTTAAGAAGATTTGAGGCAATTAACAAAAAAATAGAAATTTTTTCATATGATTTTTCTTTCTTAAATGGTGGAGATATAGAAATACAAAATTTATATACTAAACTAGGAATTGAAGGAAAATTCTTTAAAAGAAATGGTGTTGAAAAAGATTTTTTCAAACATAATATTTTTGTTACTTTGATAAAATATTATGAAAATATATTTAAACTTTGTAATGATGTAGAATTATCTTGTTTACTTGCTTATTGCTCAGAAAATAATAAAAAATTAGAAATAGATGAATTAGAAAAAGATATAAAACCAGGAAAATATTTAAATTTTTCAAATGTAATTAAATATTCATTAAAAAAATTTAATTTGATAGATAAATTACAAATGGAAAAAAGTTTAAGCAACATTAAATCAAAATTAGATTTAAGAAATAAAATAGATCATTTAAATTTTAAAGAATTATTTATTGATGTTTTAAATAATGAAGGGCAATTAAAAGAAGAGGAAGATAAATTAATACAAGTTTTTAAAGAATTATCAGGTGTTATTAATTTTAGAGCTTTAGATAAAAATATAATGAATGATTTTTATATGAGGAAAGAACAGCTTCACTTTAATTTAAGAAAATATTTAGCAGAAAATGGAATGAAAGAAAAAACTTCGAAAGATTATTTATCTAAGCAATCTAAAGAAAAAGAATTATTAGCTTTTTATAAATTAACAAAAGATAACTATCCAGAAATAATAAAAACTATTAATTTTGTGAATGCTTATATTGAAAAAGGAGAGCTTGATTTAAAAATAAAAAAAGGTTTTAAAGATAAATATGGAATGAAAGAAATTAATTTAATCAAAAAGAAAAATAGAAAAACAGAAAAATATCCAAAAAACATAGAAAATATAGAAAAAGATAATAATGAATTAGAAAAAGCGCAATTAATAAGAAAATTAAATGAAGATGTTTCTTTATTGATTGGTTTATATAAAAGAGAGAAGACCATTAAAATTAAAAAATATATTACAGATAAAATTTTAAAAAGAGATGATGTAAAAGCATTAACATTTAGAATTCATAATAGCTTAAATGTAGATTTAGTAAAAAAATTATATTTTGAAATAGTAAATAATAAATTAAATGTTTATATGGATGATAGGTATCTTAATTATGATTCTGAAAATAGTTCTATTGAATTGTTTGACAATATAATTATAGAATTTAAATATGAAAATGATAATAAAAAAAGTGAAGAATTTTTTGAAATTAAAGGATATTTAAAAAATAATTCAAGTAAAGTTTATTATCACAATACTTTTGATTATAAGAATAATAAAATTATTCTTCATCAAACAGAACATAATGCTAAAGAAATTGAGTATAAAAAGAAAATTAAAATTGGAGGTAAGGACATAGATGTTAGAACTAAAAATTTAAAACATGATTGGGATTTTAAATTTTGGGAAGTTAAACACTCTTAA
- a CDS encoding bifunctional dihydroorotate dehydrogenase B NAD binding subunit/NADPH-dependent glutamate synthase: protein MFKILKKEWLSEKICLMEIEAKKLSSSAKPGQFLIVKIDEVGERIPLTICDYDEVKGTVTIVFFVVGQSTKEMAELKEGDFFQDVVGPLGKESEFLHENIDELKDKKVLFIAGGVGTAPIYPQVKWFNKQGMTADVIIGAKSKDLVILEKEMKEVAGDVYVATDDGSYGYKGLVTDVLEDLVKNKGKHYDYVVAIGPMIMMKFVCLKTKEYNIKTIVSLNTLMVDGTGMCGACRVRIGENIKFACVDGPEFDGHKVDFDEAMRRQLMYKTQEGREILVKEDGDTHSAEDCPIGHDHDEIEKTETKIKGRVPVREQDPQVRATNFKEVTYGYTLEEAMEEASRCLNCKNPLCVAGCPVSIDIPGFIQEVKKGNVKGAGEILMKYTSLPAVCGRVCPQETQCEGKCILGIKGEAVAIGKLEKFVGDYMLNNPVDVEIAEKKDAKVAVVGSGPAGLTVAGDLAKMGYDVTVFEALHKTGGVLTYGIPEFRLPKDDVVQKEINNIKKLGVKFATNEIIGKTTIIDKLLGEEGYEAIFIGSGAGLPRFMNIPGENLNGVFSANEFLTRVNLMKAYKDEYRTPVRVGKKVAVIGGGNVAMDSVRTAKRLGAEAHIAYRRSEKDFPARLEEVHHAKEEGVIIDELTLPKEILGDENGNVVGMRCIRTRLGEKDASGRSSFIEVENSEFIMDVDTVIMALGTSSNTLIPSTTENLEINRWNGIVTDDDGQTSREGIFAGGDAVSGAATVILAMGAGKKSAIAIDEYIKSKK from the coding sequence ATGTTTAAAATACTAAAAAAAGAATGGCTAAGTGAAAAAATATGTCTTATGGAAATAGAGGCGAAGAAACTATCCTCTTCTGCTAAACCAGGACAATTTTTAATTGTAAAAATAGATGAAGTAGGAGAAAGAATACCTTTAACTATATGTGATTATGATGAAGTAAAAGGAACTGTTACTATTGTTTTCTTTGTAGTTGGTCAAAGTACTAAGGAAATGGCTGAGCTAAAAGAGGGAGATTTCTTCCAAGATGTAGTTGGACCTCTTGGAAAAGAAAGCGAATTTTTACATGAAAATATAGATGAACTAAAGGATAAAAAAGTTTTATTTATAGCAGGTGGTGTTGGAACAGCTCCAATATATCCTCAAGTTAAATGGTTTAACAAACAAGGAATGACAGCAGATGTTATTATAGGAGCTAAATCTAAAGATTTAGTTATACTAGAAAAAGAAATGAAAGAAGTTGCAGGGGATGTATATGTTGCAACTGATGATGGAAGTTATGGATATAAGGGATTAGTTACAGATGTTTTGGAAGATCTTGTGAAAAATAAAGGGAAACATTATGATTATGTTGTAGCTATAGGTCCTATGATTATGATGAAATTTGTATGTTTAAAAACAAAAGAATATAATATTAAAACTATTGTTAGTCTAAATACATTAATGGTTGATGGAACTGGAATGTGCGGAGCTTGTAGAGTAAGAATAGGAGAAAATATAAAATTTGCTTGTGTTGATGGTCCTGAATTTGATGGACATAAGGTTGATTTTGATGAAGCTATGAGAAGACAACTTATGTATAAGACACAAGAGGGAAGAGAAATTTTAGTTAAAGAAGATGGAGATACTCATTCAGCAGAAGATTGTCCAATAGGGCACGATCATGATGAGATTGAAAAAACTGAGACTAAAATAAAAGGAAGAGTTCCTGTAAGAGAACAAGATCCTCAAGTTAGAGCTACTAATTTTAAAGAAGTTACATATGGATATACATTGGAAGAAGCTATGGAAGAAGCTTCAAGATGTTTAAATTGTAAAAATCCTTTATGTGTTGCAGGATGTCCGGTTTCAATTGATATTCCAGGATTTATTCAAGAAGTAAAAAAAGGAAATGTAAAGGGAGCAGGAGAAATATTAATGAAATATACTTCTTTACCTGCAGTTTGTGGTAGAGTTTGCCCTCAAGAGACACAATGTGAAGGAAAATGTATACTAGGAATAAAGGGAGAAGCAGTAGCAATTGGAAAATTAGAAAAATTTGTAGGGGATTATATGTTAAATAATCCTGTAGATGTTGAAATAGCAGAAAAGAAAGATGCAAAAGTTGCAGTTGTTGGAAGTGGACCAGCAGGATTAACTGTTGCAGGAGATTTAGCTAAAATGGGATATGATGTAACAGTATTTGAAGCTTTACATAAAACAGGTGGAGTTCTTACATATGGTATACCTGAATTTAGATTACCTAAGGATGATGTTGTTCAAAAAGAAATAAATAATATTAAAAAATTAGGAGTTAAATTTGCTACAAATGAAATAATCGGAAAGACTACAATAATAGATAAACTTTTAGGAGAAGAAGGATATGAAGCTATATTCATAGGTAGTGGAGCAGGACTTCCTAGATTTATGAATATACCAGGAGAAAATTTAAATGGAGTTTTCTCTGCAAACGAATTCTTAACAAGAGTAAATCTAATGAAAGCATATAAAGATGAATATAGAACACCAGTAAGAGTTGGAAAAAAAGTTGCAGTTATCGGTGGAGGAAATGTTGCAATGGATTCTGTAAGAACTGCTAAAAGATTAGGAGCAGAAGCTCATATTGCATACAGAAGAAGTGAAAAGGATTTCCCAGCTAGATTAGAAGAAGTTCATCACGCTAAGGAAGAGGGAGTTATCATTGATGAATTAACTTTACCAAAGGAAATCTTAGGAGATGAAAATGGAAATGTAGTTGGTATGAGATGTATTAGAACAAGACTTGGAGAAAAGGATGCATCAGGAAGATCTTCATTTATAGAAGTTGAAAATTCTGAATTTATAATGGATGTTGACACTGTTATAATGGCTTTAGGAACTTCATCTAATACTTTAATTCCTTCAACTACTGAGAATTTAGAAATAAATAGATGGAATGGAATTGTTACTGATGATGATGGACAAACTTCAAGAGAAGGAATATTTGCTGGAGGAGACGCAGTTTCTGGTGCAGCAACAGTTATTCTTGCAATGGGAGCAGGGAAAAAATCAGCGATTGCCATAGATGAATATATAAAATCAAAGAAATAA
- a CDS encoding SulP family inorganic anion transporter: MISYTPKLFKVLKTYSKEQFMSDFIAGVIVAIIALPLSIALALASGVGPKEGLYTAIVAGFVIATFGGSRVQVSGPTAAFATIVAGIVATKGMEGLVVATILAGIILILMGVFKMGALIKYIPYTIVTGFTAGIAITILIGQIKDFLGLTFNKAPIESLDKIYEVIINLNTIKTESLIIGTASLIILIFWPKINERIPGSLIAVVITSVAVKILGLNVNTIGSLYNVSASLPSFNFPVVNINIITELLPSAFTIAILASIESLLSCVVSDGMIGGKHDSNSELIGQGLGNIASGLFGGIPATGAIARTAANVKNGGRSPIAAMVHAVVLLLVLIVLMPYAALIPMPTIAAILFMVAYNMSGWRECLGILKRAPKSDIAVFVITFLLTIIFDLVIAIEVGLIVSSLLFMKRMVDETKVRRWTETEMDTENLREIPKDILVYEIEGPMFFAAAETFLSILPDKNTRVIIIRMRSVGAIDVSVMKVIKGFIKKCEEDNIKIIISNIQSQPYKALLKAGYVQKIGEDNFVPNIHVALERAKNLK; the protein is encoded by the coding sequence ATGATTAGTTATACACCAAAATTATTTAAAGTTTTGAAAACTTATTCAAAAGAACAATTTATGAGTGACTTCATCGCAGGAGTGATAGTAGCTATTATTGCATTACCTTTATCTATAGCTTTAGCTTTGGCCTCAGGAGTGGGACCAAAAGAAGGACTTTATACAGCTATAGTAGCAGGATTTGTAATAGCAACCTTCGGTGGGTCAAGAGTACAGGTTAGTGGACCAACAGCAGCTTTTGCAACAATAGTTGCAGGAATAGTTGCCACTAAAGGTATGGAAGGATTAGTAGTTGCAACAATTTTAGCAGGAATTATTTTAATATTAATGGGAGTATTTAAGATGGGAGCGTTAATTAAATACATTCCATATACTATAGTCACGGGATTTACTGCAGGGATAGCAATAACAATACTTATAGGACAGATAAAAGATTTTTTAGGATTAACTTTTAATAAAGCTCCAATAGAATCTTTAGATAAAATATATGAGGTGATAATTAATTTAAATACTATTAAAACTGAAAGTTTAATTATAGGGACGGCTTCTTTAATTATTTTAATATTCTGGCCTAAGATAAATGAAAGAATACCAGGAAGTTTAATAGCAGTAGTTATTACTTCAGTGGCAGTAAAAATTTTAGGATTAAACGTAAATACAATAGGATCTTTGTATAATGTTTCAGCAAGTTTACCTAGTTTTAATTTTCCAGTAGTTAATATTAATATAATCACAGAATTATTACCAAGTGCTTTTACAATAGCAATATTAGCTTCAATAGAATCATTACTTTCATGTGTTGTTTCTGATGGAATGATAGGAGGAAAGCATGATTCTAATTCAGAATTAATAGGACAAGGTCTTGGAAATATAGCTTCAGGATTATTTGGAGGAATACCAGCAACAGGAGCAATAGCAAGAACAGCAGCTAATGTAAAAAATGGGGGACGTTCTCCAATAGCAGCAATGGTACATGCTGTAGTTTTATTATTAGTATTAATAGTTTTAATGCCTTATGCAGCTTTAATTCCAATGCCAACAATAGCAGCTATTTTATTTATGGTAGCTTATAATATGTCAGGTTGGAGAGAATGTTTAGGGATATTAAAAAGAGCTCCGAAATCTGATATAGCAGTATTTGTAATTACTTTTTTACTAACTATCATATTTGATTTGGTAATTGCTATAGAGGTTGGATTAATTGTAAGTTCTTTATTGTTTATGAAGAGAATGGTTGATGAGACAAAGGTTCGTCGTTGGACAGAAACTGAAATGGATACAGAGAATTTACGTGAAATTCCAAAAGATATATTAGTATATGAAATTGAAGGACCAATGTTCTTTGCAGCAGCAGAAACTTTTTTAAGTATATTACCAGATAAAAATACAAGAGTTATTATTATAAGAATGCGTTCTGTGGGAGCTATTGATGTTTCAGTAATGAAAGTAATAAAAGGATTTATAAAAAAATGTGAAGAGGATAATATAAAAATAATTATTTCAAATATTCAAAGTCAACCTTATAAAGCTTTATTAAAAGCAGGTTATGTACAAAAAATAGGAGAAGATAATTTTGTTCCTAATATACATGTAGCTCTTGAAAGAGCAAAAAATTTGAAATAA